One segment of Choristoneura fumiferana chromosome 26, NRCan_CFum_1, whole genome shotgun sequence DNA contains the following:
- the ATPsynE gene encoding ATP synthase, subunit E: MSSLPYGPPVRVSPLIRFGRWSFLTVGIVYGAFHQNRLSKKEERLREIEAKEKPIRDAKLAAEKALASAAEIKALEEMVNKK; encoded by the exons ATGTCTTCTCTGCCCTACGGACCCCCCGTGAGAGTTTCACCTCTGATCAGG TTTGGCCGCTGGTCATTCCTGACAGTTGGCATTGTCTACGGTGCTTTCCACCAGAACAGGCTTTCCAAGAAGGAAGAGAGGCTGCGGGAGATTGAAGCAAAGGAGAAGCCGATTAGGGATGCCAAGCTCGCAGCCGAGAAGGCCCTAGCATCAGCTG CTGAAATCAAGGCATTAGAAGAGATGGTCAACAAGAAGTAG